One Solanum lycopersicum chromosome 2, SLM_r2.1 genomic region harbors:
- the LOC138341988 gene encoding uncharacterized mitochondrial protein AtMg00860-like: MDLMNIIFHEYLDSFFIVFIDDNLIYSKTKEEHEQNFRLTLQVLRKQHLYAKFSQCEFWLRSVNFLGHVVSEKGVEVDPRKTEVVKNWPKPLVPTDIRSFLGLASYYHRFVEGFSSIATSLTALTKKKAKFELTEACDKSFQEIKDRLTSAPVLTLPKCGKANVVDDALSRMSMGSTDHVEDGTKELVKDIHRLSRLNVRLVDSTSGGVSVDPSFGSS, from the exons atggatctcatgaatataatcttccatgaataccttgactctttcttcatagtattcattgatgacaatctcatctactctaagaccaaggaagagcatgaacaaaattttagacttaccttgcaggtacttagaaaACAACAcctgtatgccaaattcagccagtgtgaattttggcttaGATCAGTGAACTTCCtaggtcatgttgtgtccgaaAAAGGTGTAGAGGTAGATCCCAGGAAGACTGAAGTGGTTAAGAACTGGCCAAAACCTCTTGTTCCCACAGATATTCGTAGCTTCTTGGGATTGGCTAGTTATTATCACAGGTTTGTGGAGGGCTTTTCTTCCATTGCCACCTCACTGACagctttgactaagaagaaggcCAAGTTTGAATTGACAGAGGCTTGTGACAAAAGTTTCCAGGAGATCAAGgatagactcacttcagccccggtgcttactttgcctaagtgtg GTAAAGCTAATGTTGTAgatgatgctttgagtaggatgagcatgggaagtacaGACCACGTTGAGGATGGGACGAAGGAGTTGGTTAAAGATATACATAGACTGTCCAGACTGAATGTACGgttagttgactctactagtggaggTGTTTCAGTTGATCCTAGTTTTGGATCATCCTGA